One uncultured Jannaschia sp. DNA segment encodes these proteins:
- a CDS encoding PA0069 family radical SAM protein, protein MDHEMPRLMDGSTPVAARGALSNRAGRYEGHARDTVFEGAVPTTVRDETVRKVISTNRSPDLGFDRSVNPYRGCEHGCIYCYARPTHAWLGLSPGLDFETKLIARPNAPEALAAELGARGYVPKTMALGTNTDPYQPIEAKRRIMRGLLEVLRDHAHPTAITTKGTLVERDIDILSEMGPELCRVGLSVTTLDDALARKLEPRVPVPSRRLKAIERLASAGVTVRVMVSPTIPGLTDHEVEAILHAARDAGAQAASMIPLRLPLEVAPLFEEWLATHVPDRARKVLNRVREFHGGKLYDGGFGHRMRGRGVHADLLQRRFDRACASLGLAYRLPLLRCDLFHVPARAGDQLALL, encoded by the coding sequence ATGGATCACGAAATGCCACGCCTGATGGATGGATCGACCCCCGTTGCCGCGCGGGGCGCCTTGTCGAACCGGGCGGGACGCTATGAAGGCCACGCGCGGGACACCGTGTTCGAGGGCGCGGTGCCGACCACGGTGCGCGACGAGACGGTACGGAAGGTGATCTCGACCAATCGTTCGCCGGATCTCGGGTTCGACCGGTCGGTGAACCCCTATCGCGGCTGCGAGCATGGATGCATCTATTGCTACGCCCGCCCGACCCATGCGTGGCTGGGCCTGTCGCCGGGCCTCGATTTCGAAACCAAGCTCATCGCACGCCCCAACGCCCCCGAGGCGCTAGCCGCCGAACTGGGGGCGCGGGGCTATGTGCCGAAGACGATGGCGCTCGGCACGAACACCGATCCCTACCAACCGATCGAGGCGAAGCGGCGCATCATGCGAGGCCTGCTCGAGGTTCTTCGCGATCACGCCCACCCGACCGCGATCACGACGAAGGGCACGCTGGTCGAACGCGACATCGACATCCTGTCGGAGATGGGCCCCGAGCTGTGCCGCGTCGGGCTTTCGGTGACCACGCTGGACGATGCCCTGGCCCGCAAGCTGGAGCCTCGGGTGCCGGTGCCGTCGCGCCGGTTGAAGGCGATCGAACGGCTCGCTTCGGCGGGCGTGACGGTGCGGGTGATGGTATCGCCGACCATTCCCGGCCTGACCGATCACGAGGTCGAGGCGATCCTTCACGCGGCGCGCGACGCCGGCGCCCAGGCCGCCAGCATGATCCCCCTGCGCCTGCCGCTCGAGGTGGCGCCGCTCTTCGAGGAGTGGCTCGCGACCCATGTGCCCGACCGGGCGCGGAAAGTGCTGAACCGCGTGCGGGAGTTCCACGGCGGCAAGCTCTACGATGGCGGGTTCGGGCATCGGATGCGGGGCAGGGGCGTCCATGCCGACCTGCTGCAGCGCCGGTTCGACCGGGCTTGCGCGTCGCTGGGGCTGGCCTACCGCCTGCCGCTGCTGCGCTGCGATCTCTTCCACGTGCCGGCGCGGGCGGGCGATCAGCTGGCGCTTCTATAG
- the bmt gene encoding betaine--homocysteine S-methyltransferase, with translation MPDALTTLLRDRDWLLADGATGTNLFNMGLESGDAPEFWNDTRVADVKRLYSGAVDAGSDLFLTNTFGSNAARLKLHDGQARAHELSCKGAEIGREIADAAGRPVIVAGSMGPTGEIMEPMGPLTHATAVEIFHEQAEGLKAGGADVLWVETISAPEELRAAAEAAALADMPWCVTMSFDTAGRTMMGTTSDAMTRLIGKLAHKPVAYGANCGVGASDLLRTVMGFGATDRPLIAKGNAGIPKYHDGHIHYDGTPELMADYAVLARDAGATIIGGCCGTTPDHLRAMRTALETRPRGDTPELSVIAETLGGFSSDSDGTDGNAPTRDRSGNRRRRARA, from the coding sequence ATGCCCGATGCCCTGACCACCCTCCTGCGTGATCGCGATTGGCTTCTGGCCGACGGGGCCACGGGGACGAACCTGTTCAACATGGGCCTCGAATCCGGCGACGCGCCGGAGTTCTGGAACGACACGCGCGTGGCGGACGTGAAGCGGCTCTATTCGGGTGCCGTCGATGCGGGATCGGACCTGTTCCTGACCAACACGTTCGGGTCGAACGCCGCGCGACTTAAATTGCATGACGGCCAGGCGCGGGCGCACGAGCTGTCTTGCAAGGGCGCAGAGATCGGGCGCGAGATCGCGGATGCGGCCGGGCGGCCCGTCATCGTCGCGGGCTCGATGGGGCCGACGGGCGAGATCATGGAGCCGATGGGCCCCCTGACCCACGCCACCGCCGTCGAGATCTTCCACGAGCAGGCCGAGGGCCTGAAGGCGGGCGGGGCGGACGTGCTCTGGGTCGAGACGATCAGCGCCCCCGAGGAGCTGCGTGCCGCCGCCGAGGCCGCGGCACTCGCCGACATGCCGTGGTGCGTCACGATGAGCTTCGACACCGCCGGGCGCACGATGATGGGCACGACCTCGGACGCGATGACGCGGCTGATTGGCAAGCTGGCGCACAAGCCGGTCGCGTACGGTGCGAATTGCGGGGTCGGCGCGTCGGATCTCTTGCGCACCGTGATGGGCTTCGGCGCGACCGACCGTCCGCTGATCGCCAAGGGCAACGCGGGCATCCCCAAGTATCACGACGGCCACATCCACTACGACGGCACGCCCGAGTTGATGGCCGACTATGCCGTGCTGGCGCGCGACGCGGGCGCCACCATCATCGGCGGCTGCTGCGGCACGACGCCGGACCACCTTCGGGCGATGCGGACTGCGCTGGAGACCCGGCCGCGCGGCGACACGCCCGAGCTGTCGGTCATCGCCGAGACGCTGGGCGGGTTCTCGTCGGACAGCGACGGCACGGACGGCAATGCCCCGACCCGTGACCGGTCGGGCAACCGGCGGCGTCGCGCACGGGCCTGA
- a CDS encoding tellurite resistance TerB family protein translates to MADFTDLRAEARHGAAYGRAKALLSIAMIAADGDGELDPAEMQAISGAAATLPGMKDLGGRVLRAAATAILTRIRSDGVEAVFEDAVETMGEADRVAAMLLALRVAMADGRVCDDEWAILKPMATRFGMNEARLTAIRIMAERQDNADATGKGRLH, encoded by the coding sequence ATGGCGGATTTCACGGATCTTCGGGCAGAGGCCCGGCACGGTGCGGCATATGGCCGGGCGAAGGCCCTCCTGAGCATCGCGATGATCGCCGCGGATGGGGATGGCGAACTCGACCCGGCAGAGATGCAGGCCATTTCCGGCGCCGCGGCCACGCTGCCGGGCATGAAGGACCTCGGGGGGCGCGTGCTGCGCGCCGCCGCGACCGCCATCCTGACGCGTATCCGGAGCGACGGCGTCGAGGCGGTATTCGAAGACGCCGTGGAGACCATGGGCGAGGCCGACCGGGTTGCCGCGATGCTGTTGGCGCTCCGGGTGGCGATGGCCGATGGCCGGGTCTGCGACGACGAATGGGCCATCCTGAAGCCGATGGCGACGCGTTTCGGGATGAACGAGGCGCGGCTGACGGCGATCCGGATCATGGCCGAGCGGCAGGACAACGCCGACGCGACCGGCAAGGGAAGGCTCCACTGA
- a CDS encoding DUF1476 domain-containing protein: MSNSFDDRKKSFESKFAHDAELQFKVDARRNRLLGEWAGGILGKEGDELAAYAKEVVKSDFEEAGDDDVFRKVEGDLGEKVPAAEIRAKMDALMVTAKEQVMSETQ; this comes from the coding sequence ATGTCCAACTCATTCGACGACCGCAAGAAGAGCTTCGAATCGAAGTTCGCCCATGATGCCGAGCTCCAGTTCAAGGTCGACGCCCGCCGCAACCGCCTGCTGGGCGAGTGGGCCGGCGGCATCCTCGGCAAGGAAGGCGACGAGCTGGCCGCCTACGCCAAGGAGGTCGTGAAGTCGGATTTCGAGGAAGCCGGCGACGACGACGTCTTCCGCAAGGTCGAGGGCGACCTGGGCGAGAAGGTCCCCGCCGCCGAGATCCGCGCCAAGATGGACGCGCTTATGGTGACCGCCAAGGAACAGGTGATGTCCGAGACGCAGTGA